A region from the Muribaculum gordoncarteri genome encodes:
- a CDS encoding DUF2795 domain-containing protein, with translation MYWTLELASKLEDAPWPATKEELIDYAMRSGAPLEVIENLQEMEDEGETYECIEDIWPDYPSKEDFFFNEEEY, from the coding sequence ATGTATTGGACATTGGAACTTGCATCAAAGCTCGAAGATGCACCTTGGCCCGCAACCAAGGAAGAACTTATTGACTATGCAATGCGTTCGGGAGCGCCGCTTGAAGTAATCGAAAATCTTCAGGAAATGGAAGATGAAGGCGAAACCTACGAATGCATCGAAGATATCTGGCCCGACTACCCCAGCAAAGAGGACTTCTTCTTCAACGAGGAAGAATATTGA
- a CDS encoding cob(I)yrinic acid a,c-diamide adenosyltransferase, translating to MTKSKIYTRTGDLGVTSLVGGQKVKKTDIRIEAYGSVDELNANLGVLIAIPNLQSEYVDLLRFVQNKLFNIGAYLATPNVDNAITHCNGLTYEDIERIENSIDVMDAQLPPLTSFVLPGGTHRSAVAHVCRTMCRRCERRIVALSNTTYVDPNVLKFVNRLSDFLFVFARFNNVANQFDEIFWDKNC from the coding sequence ATGACTAAAAGTAAGATATACACTCGTACGGGCGATCTCGGAGTGACTTCGCTCGTTGGCGGACAAAAAGTGAAGAAAACCGACATACGCATCGAGGCTTACGGTTCGGTTGATGAACTCAATGCCAACCTCGGCGTATTGATTGCAATCCCCAATCTTCAGTCTGAATATGTCGACCTGCTCCGTTTTGTTCAGAACAAGCTATTCAACATAGGCGCATATCTTGCGACTCCAAATGTCGATAATGCCATAACCCACTGCAACGGATTGACCTATGAGGACATCGAGCGTATCGAAAACTCAATCGATGTTATGGATGCGCAGTTGCCCCCGTTGACATCGTTTGTATTGCCCGGAGGAACACATCGCTCGGCAGTCGCTCACGTGTGCCGCACAATGTGCCGTCGCTGCGAGCGTCGCATAGTTGCCCTTTCCAACACTACCTATGTCGATCCCAATGTATTGAAATTTGTGAATCGATTAAGCGACTTCCTGTTTGTGTTTGCACGTTTTAACAATGTCGCCAATCAATTTGATGAAATATTTTGGGATAAGAATTGTTAG
- a CDS encoding DDE transposase: MKLRKISEITATLPFTEFDFMQKYRESFAVSELGRIHAQLPLKELAEKIRSHFPKTHPQGNTPMFPPEGEVALMFLKPYTGQSDDGLIEMLNGSIHIQMFCGVLIDPANPIKNGKIVSAIRQRIAGALDIKELQKLLYDKWGGLLKDKNLCLTDATCYESHLRFPTDVKLLWECCEWIQSLIKKTCKALKERLPRNKYRDIDRDRLTYAKHRKHTRAATAKLRRRLLGLLSKQIGQWNRICKIHTVDITLTAEQSKRLSALKEVYRQQSALAQKKEVKHRIVSIDRPYIRPIVRGKENKRVEFGVKVNNIQIDGISFIEHHSFEAFNEGVRLQECIEYQQELTGIKVTRVGADTIYANNDNRRYCTENGMTTCFVRKGPKPKDEDADISTARRIIGTLRSTAMEGSFGNQKQHYSVGRIAARNSRSETLLLFFGIHMANAATLAARQLAIEEKEKQLQKQRA; this comes from the coding sequence GTGAAGTTACGAAAAATATCCGAGATTACGGCCACGTTGCCGTTTACCGAGTTCGATTTCATGCAAAAATATCGCGAGAGTTTTGCCGTAAGCGAGCTCGGGCGCATCCATGCGCAATTGCCATTGAAAGAACTGGCAGAGAAAATCCGTTCGCATTTTCCCAAAACGCATCCTCAGGGCAACACTCCGATGTTCCCGCCGGAGGGAGAGGTGGCGCTGATGTTTCTCAAGCCATATACCGGACAGTCGGATGACGGCCTGATCGAGATGCTCAACGGCAGTATACACATACAGATGTTCTGCGGGGTGCTCATAGATCCGGCCAACCCCATAAAGAACGGCAAGATAGTCAGTGCTATCCGTCAGCGTATAGCCGGAGCTCTTGATATCAAAGAACTACAGAAATTGCTGTATGACAAGTGGGGCGGTTTGTTAAAAGACAAGAACCTGTGCCTGACCGACGCCACCTGTTACGAGAGCCATCTGCGATTCCCGACAGATGTAAAGCTGTTGTGGGAATGCTGCGAGTGGATTCAATCACTTATAAAAAAGACCTGCAAGGCGTTGAAGGAACGGTTGCCACGCAACAAGTATCGTGATATTGACCGCGACAGACTCACCTATGCCAAGCATCGCAAGCACACCAGGGCGGCAACCGCCAAACTCCGCCGTCGATTGCTCGGCCTGCTTTCCAAACAGATAGGTCAATGGAACAGAATCTGCAAGATACACACCGTTGACATCACGCTCACCGCAGAGCAAAGCAAGCGTCTCAGTGCATTAAAAGAGGTGTATCGCCAGCAGAGCGCACTTGCTCAGAAAAAGGAGGTGAAACACCGTATCGTCAGCATAGACCGTCCGTACATCCGTCCTATTGTCAGAGGCAAGGAGAACAAGCGAGTGGAGTTCGGAGTCAAGGTCAACAACATCCAGATTGACGGAATTTCATTCATCGAACACCATTCCTTCGAAGCCTTCAACGAGGGCGTGAGATTACAGGAGTGTATTGAATATCAACAGGAACTGACCGGTATCAAAGTGACCAGGGTAGGGGCAGACACCATCTATGCCAACAACGACAACCGGCGGTATTGCACCGAAAACGGCATGACGACCTGTTTTGTCCGCAAAGGCCCGAAGCCCAAGGATGAAGATGCTGACATAAGCACAGCCCGACGAATAATCGGGACACTGCGCTCTACCGCCATGGAGGGCAGTTTCGGTAATCAGAAACAACACTACAGCGTTGGCCGGATAGCGGCACGCAACTCCCGCAGCGAAACCCTGCTGCTCTTTTTCGGCATCCACATGGCAAACGCCGCAACACTTGCCGCCCGACAACTCGCCATCGAAGAAAAAGAGAAGCAGTTACAAAAACAGCGAGCGTGA
- the rbr gene encoding rubrerythrin: MKDLKGTKTERNLQEAFAGESMARNKYSYFASKARKDGYEQIAAIFEETANNEKEHAKLWFKLLNGGEISDTMDNLQAAAQGENYEWTEMYSKMAEEAEAEGFPEIAYRFRAVAAIEKHHEERYRRLLQNIEEGIVFSREGDTVWICRNCGHIHIGKKAPELCPVCHHKRSFFEIEAKNY; encoded by the coding sequence ATGAAAGATTTAAAAGGAACAAAGACCGAGCGTAACCTTCAGGAAGCATTTGCCGGTGAATCAATGGCACGCAACAAGTATTCGTATTTTGCATCAAAAGCACGCAAGGACGGTTACGAGCAGATTGCAGCAATCTTCGAGGAAACTGCAAACAACGAAAAAGAGCATGCTAAACTATGGTTCAAACTGCTGAACGGAGGCGAAATCTCGGACACGATGGACAATCTGCAAGCTGCAGCGCAAGGAGAAAACTATGAATGGACCGAGATGTATTCAAAGATGGCTGAGGAGGCTGAAGCCGAAGGATTCCCGGAAATAGCTTATCGCTTCCGCGCTGTCGCCGCGATAGAAAAGCACCACGAGGAACGCTACCGTCGTTTGTTGCAGAACATTGAAGAAGGCATCGTGTTTTCACGCGAGGGCGACACTGTATGGATTTGCCGTAATTGCGGACACATACACATCGGCAAGAAAGCCCCTGAACTCTGCCCCGTATGCCATCACAAGCGCAGCTTCTTTGAAATAGAGGCAAAAAACTATTAA
- a CDS encoding alpha-amylase family glycosyl hydrolase, whose amino-acid sequence METKHNKPSSDWRSLTIYQIMVGSFLHGEGGAEGYDSLWGPAGERKDGNLQGVIQALDHIVRIGANAIWLTPIFDSSEADGGEKLQATGYFANNYFKIDPHFGTEDDLRELVEKAHERGIYVFLDGVFGHHGGVNEPSPSGFQIDSTPSLSDRGEDGGTGNVKYPESLDYFKEVATYWIDKFDIDGWRFDQSYQLCQNGHNYWCEISQAVREICDKRRNEGKEWGILGYMVGEDWSDAGSISSRIFRDGGLKSAFDFDGKQLISGSMNGDDYGGLDNGWDDIMRVYSSPADRGYAPDDVLPNLFLTNHDGVRVADSFYDDNNEINLMTRFAILAGYNGPITLYYGDEFADLSRDCEGSQSDNASRTSGHLKADDDRERRLFNYVCDAMTFRRDNPAMWRGRNEFDRYRKDDAEILVVIKTDDETGNRVAMIFSDRDADVTLPGEENPRKVRGYIPELIKLA is encoded by the coding sequence ATGGAAACGAAACACAACAAACCGAGCAGCGACTGGAGGTCGCTAACAATCTATCAGATTATGGTCGGCTCTTTCCTCCATGGAGAAGGGGGTGCTGAAGGCTATGACAGCCTTTGGGGGCCGGCTGGGGAACGTAAAGACGGTAATCTGCAGGGAGTAATTCAGGCACTTGACCATATCGTACGCATAGGCGCCAATGCTATATGGTTAACGCCGATATTCGACAGTTCGGAGGCCGACGGTGGTGAAAAGCTTCAAGCCACAGGCTACTTTGCCAACAATTATTTCAAGATTGACCCGCACTTCGGCACCGAGGATGACTTAAGGGAGCTTGTTGAGAAAGCCCATGAGCGCGGCATATACGTGTTTCTCGACGGTGTATTCGGCCATCATGGAGGCGTGAATGAACCCTCGCCATCGGGTTTTCAGATTGACTCTACGCCCTCACTCAGCGACAGAGGCGAAGACGGAGGCACGGGAAATGTAAAGTATCCCGAATCACTCGATTATTTCAAGGAGGTTGCCACCTATTGGATCGACAAGTTTGACATCGACGGCTGGCGATTTGACCAGTCCTATCAGCTGTGCCAGAACGGCCATAACTACTGGTGCGAAATATCCCAAGCCGTGAGGGAAATTTGCGACAAACGCCGTAACGAAGGCAAAGAATGGGGCATTCTCGGATACATGGTAGGTGAGGACTGGAGCGATGCAGGAAGCATCAGTTCAAGAATATTCCGCGATGGAGGCTTAAAAAGCGCATTTGACTTCGACGGCAAACAGCTTATCAGCGGTTCGATGAACGGTGACGACTACGGCGGCCTTGACAACGGATGGGACGACATAATGAGAGTGTACTCATCGCCTGCCGATCGAGGTTATGCTCCCGACGATGTGTTGCCCAACCTGTTTCTGACCAACCATGACGGAGTGAGAGTGGCCGACAGCTTCTATGACGACAATAATGAGATAAATCTAATGACCCGATTTGCCATCCTTGCAGGATACAACGGGCCGATAACGCTATATTACGGTGACGAATTTGCCGACCTTTCGCGCGACTGCGAAGGAAGTCAATCGGACAACGCCTCACGCACATCGGGGCATCTGAAAGCCGATGACGACCGCGAACGCCGACTGTTTAACTACGTGTGTGACGCGATGACATTCAGGCGTGACAATCCGGCCATGTGGAGAGGTCGAAACGAATTTGACCGATACCGAAAAGATGATGCCGAGATTCTTGTAGTCATTAAAACGGACGACGAAACAGGCAATCGCGTGGCAATGATATTTTCAGACCGCGATGCCGATGTGACGCTGCCGGGGGAAGAGAATCCGCGAAAAGTGAGAGGCTATATCCCCGAGCTGATAAAACTCGCATGA
- a CDS encoding Fic family protein — protein sequence MIEQPPFITQDIDTSLDNEELKNLISSINSRYLYWSDVKYRMPSGMTGIELWSKVKSVRNLTDVKIWPQNNIHFSLTNTMQRLCHEFDMNFGGSWGASRIFPDDKTTQELYLISSIMEEAIASSQMEGASTTREAAKEMLRKKVSPKDKSQRMILNNYNTINFIRDHAKEKLTPALIMQIHGMMTENALDVPDAAGRLRRDDENIVVGNGITGEIVHTPPSAECLNEFLDCLCTFFNDENTGIFVHPIIRAITIHFLVGYYHPFADGNGRTARALFYWYMMKSNYWLVQYLSISRIIKGSKKSYEKAFLYSEADGNDIGYFIQYNLDVLLKSFDALSRYIKRKNNEKKKAEKLLHLGNITKRQSQILSLCIENSDIVLVSTDIVGKFGVTPNTAKSDLRKLTEKGYLSEISLNGRTKGYIRSANFEQLIGKIK from the coding sequence ATGATTGAACAACCTCCATTTATTACGCAGGACATAGACACTTCATTGGATAATGAAGAATTGAAGAATCTTATTTCCTCAATCAACAGTCGCTATCTTTATTGGAGTGATGTCAAATATCGTATGCCTTCAGGCATGACGGGCATTGAATTATGGAGCAAGGTCAAATCAGTGAGAAATCTAACGGATGTCAAAATTTGGCCTCAGAATAACATACATTTCTCTCTGACAAATACAATGCAGAGGTTATGTCACGAGTTTGACATGAATTTTGGAGGCTCATGGGGTGCTTCCAGAATATTCCCTGACGACAAAACTACCCAGGAACTGTATCTTATCAGTTCTATAATGGAGGAGGCCATTGCCTCAAGCCAGATGGAGGGCGCCTCCACAACGCGTGAAGCTGCAAAAGAGATGCTTCGGAAAAAAGTATCTCCCAAAGATAAGAGTCAGCGCATGATTCTCAACAACTACAATACAATCAATTTCATTCGCGATCATGCTAAAGAAAAGTTGACTCCGGCATTAATAATGCAGATACACGGCATGATGACAGAAAATGCACTTGATGTTCCAGATGCCGCCGGTCGTCTAAGGCGAGATGATGAAAATATTGTAGTTGGCAACGGCATAACTGGAGAAATCGTGCACACTCCACCATCGGCAGAGTGTCTGAATGAATTCTTGGATTGTTTATGTACTTTTTTCAATGATGAGAATACCGGAATTTTCGTTCATCCGATAATCAGGGCTATAACAATACATTTTCTTGTTGGTTATTACCATCCTTTTGCTGATGGCAATGGTCGCACCGCAAGAGCTCTGTTCTATTGGTATATGATGAAGTCAAACTATTGGCTTGTGCAGTATCTGTCTATTTCACGTATCATAAAAGGCTCTAAAAAATCTTATGAAAAAGCATTTCTTTATTCTGAAGCAGACGGTAATGATATAGGATATTTCATACAATACAATCTGGATGTGCTCCTAAAATCATTTGACGCATTGAGCCGATACATCAAACGGAAGAATAATGAGAAAAAGAAAGCCGAGAAACTTTTGCATCTTGGCAATATTACAAAACGCCAATCTCAAATCTTGAGTTTATGTATTGAGAATTCGGACATCGTACTTGTCTCGACCGATATTGTTGGCAAATTTGGAGTAACTCCCAACACAGCAAAATCAGACTTAAGAAAACTGACCGAAAAAGGCTACTTGAGTGAAATCAGTTTGAACGGTAGGACAAAAGGTTATATACGCTCTGCTAATTTTGAACAACTTATAGGCAAAATCAAATAG
- a CDS encoding nucleoside kinase yields the protein MSDQLKVYCKNIEEYIPFKGGDTLMDIYNTIADRIPERPICAHVNNKTEDLQFPLFAPKQVEFLTRQSPSGHRVYVRSLCMMLYKSVVDLFPGVRLIIEHSISRGYYCRLTGDITVNEDVVTRLKARMTELVKRDIKFERKERLTSDVIKIFEKQGLDDKVKLLRSIHELYTVYYRLDNVCDSYYGNLAPSTGMLNIFDLQLYKEGFLLLGADSSNPSMAASPIVQEKMYHAFTDYLAFNRVIGVDNVGELNEAVASKESAMLINVAEALHDKKIGRISDDISRRYAEGGARIVLIAGPSSSGKTTFTKRLAIQLMTNLLEPKMISLDDYFVNREVTPRDIDGDYDYESLYALDLETFNRDLNALIASEEVNLPTYNFELGHRVYKGKKLKLNSNSVLLIEGIHGLNPELTAHIDAKMKYLIYVSALTTLSIDDHNWVPTTDNRLLRRIIRDYKYRGVSATDTIKRWPSVRRGEEKWIFPFQENADAMFNSSLIFELGVMKEFADDILNGVPRDIREYAEAYRLRKLLSYFTPITDRLIPSTSLLREFLGGSSFHY from the coding sequence ATGAGCGACCAACTGAAAGTTTATTGTAAGAATATAGAAGAGTATATTCCGTTCAAGGGCGGCGACACGCTTATGGACATATACAACACCATCGCCGACCGCATTCCCGAGCGTCCGATATGCGCTCATGTCAACAACAAGACCGAGGACCTGCAGTTTCCGTTGTTCGCTCCCAAGCAAGTCGAATTCCTCACCCGCCAAAGCCCTTCGGGACATCGTGTCTACGTGCGCTCGCTGTGCATGATGCTTTACAAGTCGGTAGTCGACCTGTTTCCGGGCGTCAGGCTCATAATCGAGCATTCCATATCGCGCGGTTACTACTGCAGGCTTACAGGTGACATAACCGTAAACGAGGATGTAGTCACGCGACTAAAGGCCCGGATGACCGAACTCGTAAAGCGTGATATAAAATTTGAGCGCAAGGAGCGTCTTACATCCGATGTTATAAAGATATTCGAGAAGCAAGGGCTTGACGACAAGGTTAAGCTGCTACGCTCCATCCATGAATTATATACCGTATATTATCGCCTCGACAACGTGTGCGACAGCTACTATGGCAATCTCGCGCCGTCGACCGGCATGCTCAACATATTTGACCTCCAATTGTATAAGGAGGGATTCCTGCTACTTGGAGCCGACAGCAGCAACCCGTCAATGGCCGCGTCACCAATAGTACAGGAGAAGATGTATCACGCATTCACCGACTACCTGGCCTTCAACCGAGTGATCGGGGTCGACAACGTGGGTGAACTAAACGAAGCTGTGGCCAGCAAGGAGTCGGCCATGCTGATAAATGTAGCCGAAGCACTGCATGACAAAAAAATAGGACGAATATCCGATGACATTTCACGCCGTTACGCCGAAGGAGGCGCAAGGATCGTACTCATCGCCGGACCGTCATCATCGGGAAAGACCACATTCACCAAGAGGCTTGCCATACAACTTATGACCAACCTCCTTGAGCCTAAAATGATATCGCTCGACGACTACTTTGTCAACCGCGAGGTTACACCGCGTGACATTGACGGCGACTATGACTACGAATCACTGTATGCCCTCGACCTCGAAACATTCAACCGCGACCTCAACGCTCTTATTGCCAGCGAAGAAGTGAATCTGCCCACCTATAACTTTGAGCTTGGACATCGTGTGTACAAAGGGAAAAAGCTGAAACTTAACAGCAATTCAGTGCTGCTAATCGAAGGTATCCACGGCCTTAACCCCGAACTCACGGCCCACATCGACGCCAAGATGAAATACCTCATCTATGTGTCGGCACTGACCACACTGTCGATCGACGACCACAACTGGGTGCCTACAACCGACAACCGACTGCTGCGCAGAATAATACGTGATTACAAATACCGTGGTGTTAGTGCCACCGACACCATAAAGCGATGGCCAAGCGTGCGTCGCGGCGAAGAAAAGTGGATATTCCCGTTTCAGGAAAACGCCGATGCTATGTTCAACTCCTCGCTAATATTTGAGCTCGGCGTAATGAAAGAGTTTGCCGACGACATTCTCAACGGTGTTCCACGTGACATCAGAGAGTATGCCGAAGCCTACCGCTTGAGGAAATTGCTCAGCTACTTCACGCCCATCACCGACAGGCTTATACCGTCGACATCGCTTCTGCGTGAGTTCTTGGGAGGTTCTTCGTTCCACTATTAA
- a CDS encoding flavin reductase → MDSNALYNITYGLYVVGCYSDDKPAGCIVNTCFQVTSENPTLAICLNKKNYTLDCIKKNPKFCISIISEDTDPMIISSFGFRSSRDADKYADFGYVDLDGAPAVKGNFCGRLVLDATDFIDCGTHVIVISKLKDTQDGSGAPMTYEYYHKVIKGSAPKNAPTYRSEQESTTVTKKDVRRFKCDICGYEVESETNLPDDFVCPICGFDRSHFKEI, encoded by the coding sequence ATGGACAGCAATGCTCTATATAACATAACTTACGGACTATATGTTGTCGGATGCTATTCCGACGACAAGCCCGCCGGTTGCATTGTCAACACCTGTTTTCAAGTTACAAGTGAAAATCCTACGCTGGCAATTTGTCTAAACAAAAAGAATTACACCCTTGACTGTATAAAGAAGAATCCAAAATTCTGCATATCAATCATATCAGAAGATACTGATCCTATGATAATCAGCTCCTTCGGATTCAGGTCATCGCGTGATGCCGACAAATATGCCGACTTCGGATATGTTGACCTTGACGGTGCTCCGGCTGTCAAAGGCAACTTCTGCGGCCGTCTTGTTCTGGATGCCACTGATTTCATAGACTGCGGAACGCATGTCATTGTCATAAGCAAACTGAAGGATACGCAAGATGGAAGCGGCGCACCCATGACATACGAGTATTACCACAAAGTGATAAAAGGAAGCGCGCCCAAAAACGCCCCCACCTACCGTAGCGAACAGGAGTCGACTACAGTGACCAAGAAAGATGTGCGCAGATTCAAATGTGACATATGCGGCTATGAGGTAGAATCGGAAACTAATCTTCCTGACGATTTCGTATGTCCGATATGCGGATTCGACCGCTCGCATTTCAAAGAGATATAA
- a CDS encoding Fur family transcriptional regulator, which yields MKSYDDKTTLLKKLTDAGIRPSMQRLEILEFISSCDSHPTADEIYSFMHQNNPTLSRTTVFNSVKLLAENGLINDINISSGSTRYDSTLNTPHAHFICRTCKKIFDIPLDMSILTVPADFLCDNINVYFKGVCPECSKKQI from the coding sequence ATGAAAAGTTATGATGACAAAACCACTCTTCTCAAAAAGCTCACTGACGCGGGCATAAGACCGTCTATGCAGAGGCTTGAGATTTTAGAATTTATATCCTCATGCGATAGTCATCCTACTGCCGATGAAATATATTCCTTCATGCATCAGAATAATCCAACACTATCACGCACAACGGTATTCAATAGCGTAAAATTGCTCGCTGAGAATGGCCTTATAAACGATATCAACATATCATCCGGATCCACCAGGTACGATTCAACACTAAATACGCCGCACGCACATTTTATATGTCGCACCTGCAAAAAAATTTTTGACATTCCACTTGATATGTCGATATTGACAGTCCCTGCCGATTTTTTGTGTGATAACATAAATGTATATTTTAAAGGCGTATGCCCGGAATGCAGCAAAAAACAAATATAA
- a CDS encoding RNA methyltransferase, whose translation MKKKTIWDLHRISPEEFKASEKLPLVMVLDNVRSLTNVGAILRTCDAFKVERVLLCGVTGCPPSPEIHKTALGAEDSVDWQYCKDTLEAVKELQAEGYTLCVLEQVEGSVSLEKMTVEPGRRYAIVAGNEVKGVEQSVVDAADVCIEIPQFGTKHSLNVSVSAAVAMWHFFEASLR comes from the coding sequence ATGAAAAAGAAGACCATTTGGGACTTGCACCGCATCTCCCCCGAAGAATTCAAAGCTTCCGAAAAGCTTCCGCTTGTAATGGTGCTCGACAATGTGAGGAGTCTTACCAATGTGGGCGCGATATTGCGCACCTGCGACGCCTTCAAGGTTGAGCGGGTACTGCTGTGCGGTGTCACGGGCTGTCCTCCTTCGCCCGAGATTCACAAGACCGCCCTTGGTGCCGAGGATTCGGTCGATTGGCAATACTGTAAGGACACTCTTGAGGCTGTGAAGGAATTGCAGGCCGAGGGCTACACACTGTGTGTGCTCGAACAGGTCGAGGGTAGCGTGTCGCTTGAGAAGATGACGGTCGAGCCCGGTCGCCGATATGCTATTGTTGCCGGCAACGAGGTCAAGGGTGTGGAACAATCGGTTGTGGATGCCGCCGATGTGTGCATCGAAATTCCCCAGTTTGGCACAAAGCACTCGCTCAATGTATCGGTAAGCGCGGCTGTGGCCATGTGGCACTTCTTTGAGGCTTCGCTCCGTTAA
- a CDS encoding FRG domain-containing protein, producing the protein MMNDKFPSMPSDEDVNSDGYVFKDVFEVFNYIKSKGWDIGWYAAPHFEVMTLYDNHVVASPTPFQPLYRGQSSYYERCLPSLYRRKWSDSQKLERLVQIEDFKTILNDNPEIKDEIEGGLAVNYIGLAQHYGIETNVIDLTNSFGVAAFFATSDYDSLTQTYRPVMEIVRKGVIYFMPTGIFNFGPNQDNQVWPIGMEADISAPGMNMTPFDTMIDLLS; encoded by the coding sequence ATGATGAACGATAAATTCCCTTCGATGCCTTCGGATGAAGATGTGAATTCCGATGGATATGTCTTTAAGGATGTATTTGAAGTGTTCAACTATATAAAGTCCAAGGGCTGGGACATTGGATGGTATGCGGCACCTCATTTTGAAGTAATGACATTGTATGATAACCATGTCGTGGCATCGCCCACTCCATTTCAGCCGTTATATAGAGGGCAAAGCTCTTATTATGAGCGTTGTCTGCCATCGCTTTATCGCAGGAAATGGAGCGATTCGCAGAAGTTGGAACGGCTTGTGCAGATAGAAGATTTCAAGACTATCCTTAATGACAATCCTGAAATAAAGGATGAGATTGAGGGCGGTTTGGCTGTCAATTATATCGGACTTGCCCAACATTACGGCATAGAAACCAATGTGATTGACTTGACCAACAGTTTTGGCGTAGCTGCATTTTTTGCTACTTCCGATTATGATAGCCTTACACAAACCTATCGGCCGGTTATGGAGATTGTGAGAAAAGGCGTTATATATTTTATGCCGACGGGTATTTTTAATTTCGGGCCAAATCAGGATAACCAAGTGTGGCCCATAGGCATGGAAGCTGATATATCGGCCCCCGGTATGAATATGACACCGTTTGATACGATGATTGATTTGCTATCTTAG
- a CDS encoding class I SAM-dependent methyltransferase, giving the protein MSCQNNVDFFDSVAELWDEINTYNVEAINHIIDKAGIGPDDVVLDCGTGTGVLIPYVVEKITENGWVDAYDMSTEMLKVAHRKFSSTEKARFILGNIERDRLFGAYDRIMMFCMLPHLDDPVATVARLYEGNLMPGGRIVIAFPSSKEEINSIHHERQHNHVHSHFLVSADELADDLRHAGLNVDYVEDNDSCYIVRVAKPQ; this is encoded by the coding sequence ATGAGCTGTCAGAATAATGTTGATTTTTTTGATTCCGTAGCCGAGTTATGGGATGAGATAAACACATATAATGTCGAAGCTATAAACCACATCATCGACAAGGCCGGTATCGGGCCTGATGATGTTGTGCTTGACTGTGGAACCGGAACGGGAGTGCTTATCCCCTATGTTGTGGAAAAAATTACCGAAAACGGATGGGTCGATGCCTATGACATGTCGACCGAGATGCTTAAGGTGGCTCACCGTAAATTCTCGTCGACCGAAAAGGCAAGGTTTATTTTGGGAAATATAGAGCGCGACAGGTTGTTTGGTGCCTACGATCGAATAATGATGTTCTGCATGCTTCCGCATCTTGACGATCCTGTGGCTACGGTGGCTCGACTCTATGAAGGAAATCTGATGCCCGGCGGACGCATCGTGATTGCATTTCCTTCGAGCAAGGAGGAGATTAATTCCATTCACCATGAGCGACAGCATAACCATGTTCACAGTCATTTCCTTGTGTCGGCCGATGAGCTTGCCGATGACCTGAGGCATGCCGGGTTGAATGTCGATTATGTAGAGGATAACGACAGCTGCTACATAGTGCGGGTTGCCAAGCCTCAGTAG